The Pseudoalteromonas ulvae UL12 sequence CCATACCTGCTGTGGCTAAAAATGCGATACCTGCGATTGCTAATACTGATGTCATTGTAAATTCGATGATGTTTGAAGAAGTCATAATAATTACCTACTAAGTTTTGAATTAAGTGGCTGTTTGCCGTGTCGTTGAGGTAATAGTAGGTAAGATTCTGCACCCTGTTTGCGACTATGTGATGAGTGGTGAAGTAAGGTGATAAAGGGTGAAATCAGCGGATAAAAAATCAACGAACATTAATTCAGATCACATAAGGCTGAAATGACCCTGAAAAAGCCCTATAGATTGCTGTTTGTCTCTTTAATTGCTGCTATAATAAGCAGCTGTAAACTCTTCATTTTTACTCATTGATAATACAATGATTTATTTCATCATCAGGTACTCAGTGGCGCGCACTACTTTCTCTTTTACTCTGCCCCTTCTATTATTGCTTGGCTGTCTTTTTCCTGCTTATGGACAAACCCAACTCACATTTGGTCTTTATCCATTTCCGCCCGATATCACACAAAATCAACATGGCGAATGCGAAGGACCTGCTGTCGCGCAGCTCAAAAAGCTATTTCTTTTTAGTGAGCAACCATTGAAAATACTCTGTGTCACGCCCGCTCGGTTATATAAGTTATTTGCCAATGGAAAAGTTGACATGTTGCTCAACATCGCATCGACAAAAGCACTGCAAGGGCAATCTGTTATTGTTAAACCGCAATTTCACTACATCAATCTCGCATTTGCGACGAATAAAGCGATGGCTGAACAAAAAACAGTCTCAGCGATTCGAGGGTATAATTACGAAGGGCAAAGAGAAGTGCTCGAGCAGCGAGGTTATGAATTTGTCGAGCTTAAAAATGGTGTGGATGCTTTAGAATTGTTTGCGTTAGGCCGTGTTGCCCACCATATCGGTTATATTCAGCACAAAGAGATGCTTAATTTCCATGACACTAAGCACCTCAAGTTAGATCAAATTGAATTTAACTCTCTTGAATTGATCCCTACTTATATTCATATATCCAAAAAATCCCCTCACCTAGAGACTATTAATGCGTATTTAACACAACTTATTTCACAAAAACACTGTCAAAACCTCTACAACTGTTAAGACGGCCAATACGCAAACACTAAGTCATTACACCACTGGTTATGAATTCGAAAATTATCTTTTAAGCGCCCTTCAAGTTCAAAACCTGCTTTTGTTAACAATGCAACTGAGCCCTCATTGCCTTCAGTGACCGTCGCGGTTATTTTATGAAACCCACACCCTGCAGCAGCAAAATGCAATACACTGAGTAACGATTCATACCCGTATCCAGCACCTTGGGCATCTGGATGAATCATAAAGCCCACCTCGGCCTGTTGATATGGATGCCAACGCGATAAGAAGCCTGTTAAGCCAACTGCTCTGTTTGACTCCTTTTCAATTATCAATAGCGTTAACCAACCTTGGTTTTCTTTCGACCACGGGGCTGAACGCTCATTAAATCGAGCCAAAATTTGCGGCTCTTGTTCAATATCCGCCACAAACTTCATCACAGATGGTAACTGATGTAATGCCAGAAAAAACGGCCAGTCATCTTCACAAAGCGACCGCAGGATTAAACGAGTTGTCTCTAGTTGCATCTTCATTCCCTTCTTTTTAATAATGTTAATAACTTTTACCAGCCAATTAATCAAGATTTGAGTACACTAGGTTTTTATCCACAATCGCATATTCGAGATAACAGAGGTAACAATGCACCAACAATCAATTGCAAACGTGAGTTTGCTCGTGACGGATTACGATCAAGCCATTGATTTTTACACTCAAAAAATGGGATTTGCGCTACTTGAAGATACTGACTTAGGTGCTGGTAAACGCTGGGTACAAGTTGCACCAAAAAATAATACAGGCACTGCGTTATTGTTAGCAAAAGCAAGCTCTGCAGAACAATGCGCCGCTGTAGGCAATCAAAGTGGTGGTCGCGTCTTTTTATTTTTACAAACCGACGACTTTTGGGCCGACTATAACGCGATGAAAGACGCTGGGGTAGAATTTTGCGAACAACCCAGAGAAGAAAGCTATGCAACCGTTGTGGTACTTCAGGATTTGTATGGCAATAAATGGGATTTAATCGAACGCAAATAAACCCGAATTGCATATCTCATAACCAAACACTCTAGCCGCCCATTCAAACAAAACAACCATGTAAGAAAACGCTTAAGCGCTTAAAAAATGGCGCTTAAACCAAAATCAAAGTCACTATATAACTTTTTAGAATATAGATGCATTATTAATTATTTTTTACTTGTCTCTGCCCAGCATATTCTGCCAAGGTCATAGCCGAATTGAATGGCTAGTTCAGTGTTAGTTGAGGAACGTTCAGTGCAGTATTTACCTATTTTTACCAAATTAGATAATAAACCGGTGTTGATCATCGGCGGTGGTGAAGTTGCACTACGAAAGTGCCGTGCGTTTTTACAAGCACGCGGCCGCGTGACCTTAGTTGCACCTGAGTTTTGCCATGAACTTCTAGAAATGGCACAAGAAAAGACAGTGACACTGGTACATGACTATTTTAGCCCTGAGCAGCTTGATGGCCAAATGTTGGTCATTGCAGCGACAGATCTAAATGCTGTTAACGAAGCGGTATTTAATGCCGCCAATGAGCGTAATATTTTCGTTAATGTGGTTGACGATCAACCTAAATGTAGCTTTATTTTTCCTTCTATTGTTGATCGTAATCCTATCACTATTGCGATCTCAAGTGCTGGCACTGCGCCAGTGCTTGCCAGACGCTTACGCGAAAAACTCGAAACCTTAATTCCACAGCACATCGGCCCTTTAGCAGAGTTAGTCGGTAGTTTTCGCCATAAAGTTAAACAACGTTTTAAACAGTTTTCAGATCGCCGCCAATTTTGGGAAAGCGTGTTTGATTCTCAAGTCGTCAGCAAAGTACAAACCGGCGATATAGACGCGGCTTCTGCACAGCTTGATGCAATGCTCAACAACACGGTAGAACCTGAAGGCGAAGTGTATGT is a genomic window containing:
- a CDS encoding type 2 periplasmic-binding domain-containing protein produces the protein MARTTFSFTLPLLLLLGCLFPAYGQTQLTFGLYPFPPDITQNQHGECEGPAVAQLKKLFLFSEQPLKILCVTPARLYKLFANGKVDMLLNIASTKALQGQSVIVKPQFHYINLAFATNKAMAEQKTVSAIRGYNYEGQREVLEQRGYEFVELKNGVDALELFALGRVAHHIGYIQHKEMLNFHDTKHLKLDQIEFNSLELIPTYIHISKKSPHLETINAYLTQLISQKHCQNLYNC
- a CDS encoding GNAT family N-acetyltransferase, with product MQLETTRLILRSLCEDDWPFFLALHQLPSVMKFVADIEQEPQILARFNERSAPWSKENQGWLTLLIIEKESNRAVGLTGFLSRWHPYQQAEVGFMIHPDAQGAGYGYESLLSVLHFAAAGCGFHKITATVTEGNEGSVALLTKAGFELEGRLKDNFRIHNQWCNDLVFAYWPS
- a CDS encoding VOC family protein gives rise to the protein MHQQSIANVSLLVTDYDQAIDFYTQKMGFALLEDTDLGAGKRWVQVAPKNNTGTALLLAKASSAEQCAAVGNQSGGRVFLFLQTDDFWADYNAMKDAGVEFCEQPREESYATVVVLQDLYGNKWDLIERK